A single Xylanimonas cellulosilytica DSM 15894 DNA region contains:
- a CDS encoding type II toxin-antitoxin system VapC family toxin codes for MILLDTNVVAELMKARPDVRVEHWAHQAGHERMWASSPVVGELTFGALRLPPGRRRSGLLDRLTEFLGVVLDGRLASFGPDEALAYGRIKAARERAGRVAGDVDVMVAAIAVTRGGCVATRNVRHFEGFGVDVVNPWEAS; via the coding sequence GTGATCCTTCTCGACACCAACGTCGTCGCAGAGCTCATGAAGGCCCGTCCTGACGTGCGGGTCGAGCACTGGGCCCACCAGGCGGGGCACGAACGGATGTGGGCGAGCAGCCCGGTCGTCGGCGAGCTGACCTTCGGTGCGCTCCGTCTGCCCCCGGGGCGGCGGCGTTCGGGCCTGCTCGACCGCTTGACCGAGTTCCTCGGCGTCGTGCTGGACGGCAGGCTCGCGTCGTTCGGTCCCGACGAGGCCCTCGCGTACGGGCGCATCAAGGCCGCCCGGGAGCGTGCCGGTCGGGTCGCGGGAGACGTCGACGTGATGGTTGCGGCTATCGCGGTGACGCGCGGGGGATGCGTCGCTACCCGGAACGTCCGGCACTTCGAGGGTTTCGGCGTCGACGTCGTCAACCCCTGGGAGGCGAGCTGA